One genomic region from Bacteroidota bacterium encodes:
- the gyrA gene encoding DNA gyrase subunit A, translating into MATITEKILPRQLEDEMRDSYIDYSMSVIVSRALPDVRDGLKPVHRRVLYGMNELGLAPNRPYKKSARVVGEVLGKYHPHGDTAVYDTIVRMAQDFSMRYPLVQGQGNFGSVDGDSPAAMRYTEARMTPLAIEMLRDLEKETVDFGPNFDETLQQPLVMPAGIPNLLVNGSTGIAVGMATNIPPHNLTEVINACLAYIKNHAITSVELMKIISAPDFPTGGIIYGYDGVRDAYTTGRGRVIVRARATIETQKNDREHIVVTELPYQVNKANLIEKMAEFVRDKKLEGISDIRDESDKDGLRVVIELKRDAVAKVVLNNLYKHTQMQTTFGVIMLSLVKGVPRVLELRSMIKYYIEHRNDVVLRRTKYDLSEAEKRAHILEGYIIALDNIDAVIQTIKKSKDVDTAQKRLMAQFKLSEIQSKAILEMRLQRLTGLERDKIQAEYRDLIQLIEKLKAIIASPELQMKIIGDELAEIKKKYGDERRTEIVYDTKDFTIEDMIAEEDVVVTISHQGFIKRFPVSGYRRQGRGGKGITGAATREDDFLEHMFIASTHHYIMFFTDRGRCYWLKVHEVPEAGRTSKGRSIANLLEKPPEERITAFINVKQFDEAHFVTMVTEHGTIKKTVLSAFGNIRRAGVQAITLDTKDSLKDVRLTNGQQEIIIGTHEGMACRFNEKDVRDMGRTAAGVRGVRLDEGDHVIGMISPSRSGTTVLVVSEEGYGKRSEVSDYRLTRRGGKGVITMKATEKTGKLVAIKEVVDNDDLICVTKDGLVIRQHVAEIRVMGRNTQGVRVVRLNEGDRLAAVANVPADEDKEIDEALPEITKGKTPPLPPEPEQGSIFEG; encoded by the coding sequence ATGGCAACTATTACCGAAAAGATACTTCCGAGGCAGCTTGAGGATGAGATGCGAGACTCGTACATCGATTATTCGATGTCGGTCATCGTCTCGCGCGCACTACCAGACGTGCGCGATGGACTCAAGCCGGTACATCGGCGGGTACTCTATGGCATGAACGAACTGGGCCTGGCTCCGAACCGGCCCTATAAGAAAAGTGCGCGCGTCGTTGGTGAGGTGCTTGGTAAGTACCACCCGCACGGTGATACTGCGGTCTATGATACGATCGTCCGCATGGCGCAGGATTTTTCAATGCGCTACCCGCTCGTGCAGGGGCAAGGTAATTTCGGCTCCGTCGATGGCGATTCGCCTGCCGCCATGCGTTATACCGAAGCGCGCATGACACCTCTGGCGATCGAAATGCTGCGCGATCTCGAAAAAGAGACGGTGGATTTCGGTCCGAACTTCGACGAGACGCTGCAGCAGCCTCTCGTCATGCCGGCCGGCATTCCGAATTTGCTCGTCAATGGCTCGACCGGCATTGCGGTCGGCATGGCGACGAACATTCCGCCTCACAATCTGACAGAAGTCATCAACGCTTGCCTGGCCTACATCAAGAACCACGCGATCACCAGTGTGGAGCTGATGAAGATCATCTCTGCGCCTGACTTCCCCACCGGCGGAATTATCTATGGCTACGATGGCGTCCGCGATGCGTACACGACGGGTCGTGGCCGTGTCATCGTGCGCGCCCGCGCCACGATTGAAACGCAAAAGAACGACCGCGAGCACATCGTCGTGACCGAGCTTCCCTATCAGGTCAACAAAGCAAACCTGATTGAGAAGATGGCCGAATTCGTGCGCGATAAGAAGCTTGAAGGTATCTCCGACATTCGTGATGAGTCCGACAAAGATGGACTGCGGGTGGTGATCGAACTCAAGCGGGATGCCGTCGCCAAAGTTGTGCTAAATAATCTCTACAAGCACACGCAGATGCAGACGACGTTCGGCGTCATCATGCTCTCGCTGGTCAAGGGCGTGCCGCGCGTGCTGGAATTGCGTTCGATGATCAAGTATTACATCGAGCATCGCAACGATGTAGTTCTGCGGCGCACGAAATATGACCTGAGCGAAGCCGAGAAACGCGCGCATATCCTTGAAGGCTATATTATCGCGCTTGACAATATCGACGCGGTAATCCAAACGATTAAGAAATCGAAGGATGTCGATACCGCGCAAAAGCGGCTCATGGCACAGTTCAAATTATCCGAGATCCAATCCAAGGCGATCCTCGAAATGCGCTTGCAGCGTCTGACGGGACTCGAGCGAGATAAGATTCAAGCCGAGTACCGCGACTTGATCCAGCTCATCGAGAAGCTCAAGGCGATCATTGCATCACCGGAGTTACAGATGAAGATCATTGGCGATGAACTCGCCGAGATCAAGAAGAAATACGGCGACGAACGTCGCACCGAGATCGTCTACGATACCAAAGACTTCACGATCGAGGACATGATCGCGGAGGAAGATGTGGTCGTCACAATCTCCCATCAGGGCTTTATCAAGCGATTCCCGGTCTCCGGTTACCGGCGCCAGGGACGCGGTGGAAAGGGCATCACCGGAGCCGCCACGCGCGAGGACGACTTCCTCGAGCACATGTTTATCGCCTCGACACATCACTATATCATGTTCTTCACGGACCGCGGCCGGTGCTATTGGCTAAAGGTCCACGAAGTGCCGGAGGCTGGCCGTACATCGAAGGGCCGCTCGATCGCGAACCTGCTCGAGAAGCCACCGGAGGAGCGCATTACAGCCTTCATCAATGTCAAACAGTTCGATGAAGCGCACTTTGTCACGATGGTGACCGAGCATGGCACGATTAAGAAGACGGTGCTCTCGGCGTTTGGCAATATCCGACGCGCGGGTGTCCAAGCGATTACATTGGACACGAAGGACTCACTCAAGGATGTGCGTCTGACGAACGGCCAGCAGGAAATCATCATCGGCACGCACGAAGGTATGGCTTGCCGCTTCAACGAAAAAGATGTCCGCGACATGGGCCGCACCGCCGCAGGTGTGCGTGGCGTCCGGCTCGACGAAGGCGATCATGTCATCGGAATGATCTCGCCAAGCCGCTCGGGAACGACCGTACTCGTGGTGAGTGAAGAAGGTTACGGCAAGCGGAGCGAAGTCAGTGACTATCGTCTCACACGCCGCGGCGGCAAGGGCGTCATCACGATGAAGGCGACGGAGAAGACCGGCAAACTCGTGGCCATCAAGGAAGTCGTGGACAACGACGACCTGATTTGCGTCACGAAGGACGGCCTTGTCATCCGACAGCATGTTGCCGAGATTCGCGTTATGGGTCGCAACACGCAGGGTGTGCGCGTCGTCCGCCTCAATGAAGGCGATCGTCTCGCGGCCGTAGCGAATGTCCCGGCGGATGAGGATAAGGAAATCGACGAAGCGCTGCCCGAAATCACCAAAGGCAAGACGCCTCCCCTACCACCAGAGCCAGAGCAAGGGAGCATCTTCGAAGGATAA
- a CDS encoding LuxR C-terminal-related transcriptional regulator translates to MKILKLNLTPMQTQCLNELRGEYPMLSEVELRIMTFVACGLGDREIAELCGCSLRTIENSRYRIGKKLSPNTSSQPGTNGRGPGSERVISPQPRSAHALSPKPGHTSGIQGQRMIPASHRSSAQDGRSSGRWLLPGVLFQTIDLANEPWV, encoded by the coding sequence ATGAAAATTCTAAAACTGAACCTGACGCCTATGCAAACCCAATGTCTGAATGAACTCCGGGGCGAGTATCCTATGCTCAGCGAAGTGGAGTTGCGAATCATGACTTTTGTCGCCTGCGGTCTTGGCGACCGCGAAATTGCGGAGCTCTGTGGCTGTTCCCTCAGGACGATTGAGAATAGTCGCTATAGGATTGGGAAGAAACTCAGCCCGAATACATCGTCCCAACCGGGGACCAATGGTAGGGGTCCCGGAAGCGAGCGCGTAATCTCACCTCAACCGCGATCGGCTCATGCTCTATCGCCCAAGCCAGGACACACATCGGGCATCCAAGGTCAACGGATGATCCCGGCGAGCCACCGGTCCAGCGCCCAGGATGGACGCTCATCCGGCCGGTGGCTCCTCCCTGGCGTCCTGTTCCAAACGATCGACCTGGCTAACGAGCCATGGGTGTAG